Proteins from one Caldicoprobacter guelmensis genomic window:
- a CDS encoding homoserine dehydrogenase, with protein sequence MNGIKIAVLGLGNVGRGVWKILHKQQDMIKEYIGIPIEIKKVLVRDVSKNRGIDVPPHVLTTNIDDVLLDEDIQIIVELIGGLHPAYEYIRKAIEMGKHVVTANKAVIASYGKELIQLANERKVLLRFEGSVGGGIPIIAALSKSFAANEIEAIVGIINGTTNYILTQMTRYGMDFKTALHLAQEKGYAEADPTSDIEGEDAAFKLSILAFIAFGVYVPPQDIPREGITRISEKEIQYAAQLGYTIKLLAVARKHEGKIDIHVHPALVPNTHPLAAVNDEFNALFIKGDAVGEIMMYGKGAGSLPTGSAVVSDIMDVACAILSGRIMPYTYKHSGQELRINGEGEGEYYIRLEVVDKPGVLGKISTVLGNHGVSIASVVQRGRGERIVPLVLITHNVERKRLDRALEEIEKFDVVEEVASILRVESHSG encoded by the coding sequence GTGAATGGCATTAAAATTGCGGTTTTGGGTTTAGGAAATGTAGGTAGGGGAGTATGGAAAATACTGCATAAACAGCAGGATATGATAAAGGAATATATCGGGATTCCCATTGAAATAAAAAAAGTTTTAGTGAGGGATGTCTCAAAGAACCGAGGTATAGATGTTCCACCTCATGTTCTTACTACCAATATCGATGATGTTCTTCTTGATGAAGATATACAAATTATTGTGGAATTGATTGGAGGGTTACATCCCGCTTATGAATATATAAGGAAGGCCATTGAAATGGGTAAGCATGTGGTTACGGCCAATAAGGCTGTCATCGCATCATATGGTAAAGAACTTATACAATTGGCTAATGAGAGAAAGGTTTTGCTTCGATTTGAAGGGAGTGTAGGGGGAGGAATTCCCATAATTGCGGCTTTGAGTAAGAGCTTTGCTGCTAATGAAATAGAGGCTATAGTAGGTATAATAAACGGTACAACAAATTATATTCTCACGCAGATGACGCGATATGGTATGGATTTTAAAACTGCTTTACATTTAGCGCAAGAAAAGGGATATGCAGAGGCAGATCCTACTTCTGACATAGAAGGTGAAGATGCAGCTTTCAAGTTATCCATATTGGCATTTATTGCCTTTGGGGTGTATGTCCCTCCGCAGGACATTCCAAGGGAGGGAATTACTCGCATTTCCGAAAAGGAAATTCAGTATGCAGCGCAATTGGGCTACACAATAAAGCTTTTGGCTGTGGCTAGAAAACATGAGGGTAAAATAGATATACATGTTCATCCAGCTTTGGTACCCAATACTCATCCGCTTGCCGCTGTCAATGATGAGTTCAATGCTTTGTTCATTAAAGGAGATGCGGTAGGGGAAATCATGATGTACGGCAAAGGAGCCGGGTCATTACCTACGGGTAGTGCTGTGGTAAGCGATATAATGGATGTGGCGTGTGCAATACTGTCAGGGCGTATAATGCCGTATACTTATAAGCATAGTGGACAAGAGCTGCGTATCAACGGCGAAGGTGAAGGTGAATATTATATCCGCCTTGAAGTGGTGGATAAGCCTGGAGTGTTGGGAAAGATTTCGACGGTTTTAGGGAACCATGGCGTCAGCATCGCCTCAGTGGTTCAGCGAGGCAGAGGGGAGAGGATTGTGCCATTGGTTTTAATCACTCACAATGTAGAAAGGAAGCGGCTTGATAGAGCATTGGAGGAAATAGAGAAGTTCGATGTAGTGGAAGAGGTAGCCAGCATCTTACGGGTGGAAAGCCATTCGGGTTGA
- a CDS encoding aminotransferase class I/II-fold pyridoxal phosphate-dependent enzyme, which produces MPLVKALIGYAGQNIVRFHMPGHKGFNIFPRDFLDNLIALDITEIPGMDNLYLPCGVIAQAQMLAAKAFGADHTFFLVNGSTAGVLAMIMATCRPGDKLIIPRNSHRSVWSAIIIADVNPVYIQPRYDKENCLVTQISAQDVERALDENPDAVGVMVVHPTYYGLCSHLEKIEKIVHERGKLLLVDEAHGAHFIFHSDLPPSAGELGADMWVQSAHKTLPALTQAAYLHVKGDRVDLRRVAQIIAMLQTSSPSYLIMASLDWARFFMESEGKPLIERLIHEVRAVKSWLQNHTGFLIIDDYEKGEEIAALDPTRLVLDVREFGITGYQAERILREAGIQIEMSDMYRVVLICSVADDKRAFDILIKALNNLAKRLPDCKVGKKTSYDNMSISREIPRQMLSPREAFYSIIERVPLEKSIGRICAGIIGSYPPGIPYFCPGELIDKDGVEELLYIQRCGGVLFGVEKEGLIPVVNTKA; this is translated from the coding sequence ATGCCTTTGGTAAAGGCTCTTATAGGATATGCAGGACAAAATATAGTTAGGTTTCACATGCCAGGGCATAAAGGGTTCAATATTTTCCCTAGAGATTTTTTGGATAACTTGATAGCCCTAGATATAACAGAAATTCCAGGTATGGATAACCTCTATTTACCTTGTGGGGTAATTGCTCAAGCTCAAATGCTGGCAGCCAAGGCCTTTGGTGCTGACCATACTTTTTTCCTGGTAAATGGCTCCACAGCAGGAGTTCTGGCGATGATAATGGCCACCTGCAGGCCAGGAGACAAGCTGATCATACCTAGAAATAGCCACAGGTCGGTGTGGTCGGCCATCATAATAGCTGACGTTAACCCTGTATATATCCAACCACGCTACGACAAGGAAAATTGTTTGGTGACTCAGATATCGGCACAGGATGTGGAAAGGGCTTTGGATGAAAATCCAGATGCTGTAGGAGTGATGGTGGTACATCCTACTTATTACGGCCTTTGCAGTCACTTGGAGAAGATAGAAAAAATTGTACATGAAAGGGGTAAGCTGTTACTGGTAGATGAAGCTCATGGCGCCCATTTTATTTTTCATTCTGACCTTCCTCCTTCAGCTGGTGAGTTGGGAGCCGATATGTGGGTACAGAGTGCTCATAAAACGCTGCCTGCTTTAACCCAGGCGGCGTATCTTCATGTTAAGGGGGATCGTGTGGACTTAAGGCGAGTGGCTCAGATTATAGCTATGCTGCAGACCAGCAGCCCCTCTTATTTGATAATGGCTTCACTTGATTGGGCCAGGTTTTTTATGGAATCAGAGGGAAAGCCTTTAATTGAGAGGCTAATACATGAAGTCCGGGCAGTAAAGAGTTGGCTGCAAAACCATACAGGTTTTTTAATTATAGATGATTATGAAAAGGGGGAAGAGATAGCGGCACTGGACCCCACACGATTGGTATTGGATGTTCGTGAATTTGGCATTACTGGTTATCAGGCTGAGAGGATTTTGAGGGAAGCGGGAATACAGATTGAGATGAGCGATATGTACCGGGTTGTACTTATATGTAGTGTGGCTGATGATAAAAGGGCCTTTGATATTCTAATTAAAGCACTGAACAATCTAGCAAAAAGGTTGCCGGACTGCAAAGTAGGCAAAAAAACATCTTATGATAATATGTCAATTTCCCGGGAAATACCACGGCAAATGTTGTCGCCTAGGGAGGCTTTTTATAGTATAATAGAACGTGTACCTTTGGAGAAAAGCATAGGCAGAATATGTGCTGGCATTATAGGGTCTTATCCTCCTGGTATTCCATATTTTTGTCCCGGTGAGTTAATAGACAAAGACGGTGTAGAGGAACTTTTGTATATACAGCGATGTGGTGGAGTCCTTTTTGGGGTTGAAAAGGAAGGGTTAATTCCGGTGGTTAATACAAAAGCATAA